In the Pecten maximus chromosome 5, xPecMax1.1, whole genome shotgun sequence genome, ACTTAGGTCTAGACAATTAGAGAAGTTAGAGAGTTAGAGAAATGCCGCAAATTAGATTGGGAGGTGTAATGTCCAATTCTTTAATGAGTTTCATAATATTCCATAATGGATTTCCAAAGATCTTCAATAGCATGTGTTCATTCTGAACCGTGTCACTATTCACCTGAATAAAAACGTGACCAACCTGCTGTAAACCATCAACAATGATCGTTGTTTTCCACCGCAGAACTAGCAACTGTTGTTTTCAATCAGTTTTAGCTATGTGGaattgaatttcattttctgtagattaataacaatatcaaaatccACCCGTACGCATGTATagcaattatttgaaaacacaATAGCTTCAGTCATTCAGAAAATGCTGGTTCATTTTCAGTATTTGGAAAAATGATGTGTATTTTGTCCGTATTAGGTTTATTGACGCTTTGTTGCCTGCCGTGTATGGAGTGTAGGAACGCCTCCAGACTGGGAGAGTGCTGTTGCTTACCATATTGCTGTCTAGGGGCGAGCATGGCAATGAGGGCAAGGCTGAGGACACTTGGAGGCATACAGGTACGAGATTGAAAAcgtttaaaagttaaaaatagaTCTTTTTAATATGCTTTTGTCCTGAGGAATAGAGCTATACTATCTCGCTATCAAACGGTCATAAGTGAAACTGTTGAAGTTCGGAAGTCTGTGATTATGACGAAAGCGGTTACTTGATCAACACTTTAATCTACTCTTTTACAGAAATAATTCATCAAGCGCTTACTTCTATATATGCAAAAGTTAGGGTTTTCCCACAGTTTCCCAATACTTGTCAGTTATTCTAGATTAGGGCTGAACATTTCTTGTGCAAGTTCAGAACAGTATGGAATTGCCACAGTTGTTTTAACTACCAAAGatgagtttttattttaaaacatatttttgtattcttTACAGGGTAGTATCTGTGACGATTGCTGTGTTGTCACCTGCTGCCCGATGTGTGCTGTCTGTCAGATGTCACGTGAACTCGACAATATGGGCGTGTAGCCAACCAATCCAGCTTGGCATGTGACCAACGATATATAACGTGGAATTCTATTGGTTATCCCAAAAGGACACTTGCCTGTTATTCGATCCAATAGATATTAACATcctgtcaataaaatttgttgaaatgaaaaaggACACAGCGATTGGTTGATGAGATTTCCGGAACATGCACTGCTAGACCAAATATTCACCCATTGTAGTGAAACGTAGTGAATTGTTTAAAAACGTCGATTTTTTTAATAGTGttgaaataataaatttgaTGCCGATGAATGTGTCTGAATGTTTTCCATTTAATTCACAAATAAAATGACGGTGTACGACAAAGGTATTTTAAGATAGATTTTGCAACATTTGATTGGATTACCTTTATCTCAGAATAGTAAGTCAACTCCAAATTATA is a window encoding:
- the LOC117326945 gene encoding placenta-specific gene 8 protein-like isoform X3 — its product is MTAAQGNVIIVQPQSTTNRDILGPVQGHRGWSTGLCGCFSDCVSCLLTLCCLPCMECRNASRLGECCCLPYCCLGASMAMRARLRTLGGIQGSICDDCCVVTCCPMCAVCQMSRELDNMGV